The Hymenobacter oligotrophus genome has a window encoding:
- a CDS encoding DUF1599 domain-containing protein, with protein sequence MNDQTQLQYDRIIERCRALFLAKTHDYGTAWRILRLPSITDQIFIKAQRIRSIQEKGTQLVQEPIDDEFVAIINYCVIALMQLRLPADAPLELEPAFVADAYEQEVADNRRLLFAKNHDYGEAWRQMRVSSITDIILMKLHRTKQIEDLQGRTLASEGVEANYRDMLNYAVFALILRGAAEQAT encoded by the coding sequence TTGAACGACCAAACCCAGCTCCAATACGACCGCATCATCGAGCGGTGCCGGGCGCTGTTTCTGGCCAAGACCCACGACTACGGCACGGCGTGGCGCATCTTGCGTTTGCCCAGCATCACCGATCAGATTTTCATCAAAGCGCAACGCATCCGCTCCATTCAGGAAAAGGGTACGCAGCTGGTGCAAGAGCCTATCGATGATGAGTTTGTGGCCATCATCAATTACTGCGTTATTGCCCTGATGCAACTGCGCCTGCCCGCCGATGCGCCGCTGGAGCTGGAGCCGGCTTTTGTGGCCGATGCATACGAGCAGGAGGTGGCCGACAACCGCCGCTTGCTGTTCGCGAAAAACCACGATTACGGCGAGGCGTGGCGCCAAATGCGCGTGTCGAGCATCACCGACATCATCCTGATGAAGCTGCACCGCACCAAGCAAATCGAGGATTTGCAGGGCCGCACGCTGGCTTCGGAAGGCGTGGAGGCCAACTACCGCGACATGCTCAACTACGCCGTATTTGCACTTATTCTGCGCGGTGCGGCCGAACAAGCAACCTAG
- the folP gene encoding dihydropteroate synthase produces MQALVAQDTLFRVRQTLRCPGGRVLDLSRPQVMGILNVTPDSFFVGSRLQAETELLQRAEHMLQAGANVLDLGGYSSRPGAEDIPVDEELARLLPAVEAVRRNFPEAFVSVDTFRARVAELAVQAGADIINDIGGGLLDEAMFETVARLQVPYILMHMRGTPQTMTQLTHYDTDLVQELVRYFRDRVAALRALWPDADVVLDPGFGFAKTPQQGYELLRRLPELRNILDMPLLIGLSRKSLVWKPLGLTPEAALPGTLVLNTLALMGGANLLRVHDVAEAVQLVRLVQNTLSS; encoded by the coding sequence ATGCAGGCCCTGGTTGCGCAAGATACGCTATTTCGGGTGAGGCAGACGCTGCGCTGCCCCGGCGGCCGCGTGCTCGATTTGAGCCGCCCGCAGGTCATGGGCATCCTCAACGTTACGCCCGATTCGTTTTTTGTGGGCAGCCGCCTGCAGGCCGAAACCGAGCTGCTGCAACGCGCCGAGCACATGCTGCAGGCCGGCGCCAACGTGCTCGACCTAGGCGGTTACTCCTCGCGCCCCGGCGCCGAGGATATACCTGTTGATGAGGAGCTTGCCCGCCTGCTGCCGGCCGTGGAAGCCGTGCGGCGCAACTTCCCGGAGGCTTTCGTGTCGGTCGATACGTTTCGGGCCCGCGTGGCCGAGTTGGCCGTGCAAGCCGGCGCCGACATTATCAACGACATCGGCGGCGGGTTGCTCGACGAGGCAATGTTCGAAACGGTGGCGCGTTTGCAGGTGCCCTACATCCTGATGCACATGCGCGGCACGCCGCAAACCATGACGCAGCTTACCCACTACGATACCGACCTGGTGCAGGAGCTGGTGCGCTACTTCCGCGACCGGGTAGCGGCCCTGCGCGCCCTGTGGCCCGATGCCGACGTGGTGCTCGATCCTGGCTTTGGCTTTGCCAAAACGCCGCAACAAGGCTACGAGCTGCTCCGCCGCTTGCCCGAGCTGCGCAACATATTGGACATGCCGCTGTTGATAGGACTATCCCGCAAAAGCCTCGTCTGGAAGCCCCTAGGTCTGACGCCCGAGGCAGCCTTGCCAGGCACGCTGGTGCTCAACACCTTGGCCCTGATGGGCGGCGCCAACCTGCTGCGCGTGCACGACGTAGCGGAAGCTGTGCAGCTGGTGCGTTTGGTTCAAAATACTTTAAGCTCTTAA
- the cdaA gene encoding diadenylate cyclase CdaA, which produces MFPPVSIGFLRIGWIDVVDVLLVTVLFYQIYKLLTGSVALRIFLGFLSIYLLYLVVKAAGMELLTTILGQFMSVGVLAGIILFQQEIRRFLLNIGKATSLERVRMFSWRREQQQQRMSVTPFVEAAKSLAGKNTGALIAFQQASDLKFYAESGDLLDAAVSKRLLLSIFNKTSPLHDGAVIVADGRIKAARCILPVSENPDVPASMGLRHRAAIGLSEVTDSVVLVVSEETGQMSIVRGGEVYRNLSGQDLRAKLNEFLFDAMPRTGAGTAPARSAAEVAA; this is translated from the coding sequence GTGTTTCCTCCCGTCTCCATCGGCTTCCTGCGCATCGGCTGGATCGACGTCGTGGACGTGCTGCTGGTTACGGTGCTGTTTTACCAGATTTACAAGCTGCTTACCGGCTCGGTAGCGCTACGTATTTTCCTGGGTTTCCTGTCGATTTACCTGCTTTACCTGGTGGTGAAGGCCGCCGGTATGGAGCTGCTAACCACCATCCTAGGTCAGTTTATGAGCGTGGGCGTGCTGGCAGGCATCATTCTGTTTCAGCAAGAAATCCGACGCTTTCTGCTCAATATCGGCAAGGCCACCAGCCTCGAGCGGGTGCGCATGTTTTCGTGGCGCCGCGAGCAGCAGCAACAGCGCATGAGCGTAACGCCCTTTGTGGAAGCCGCCAAAAGCCTGGCCGGCAAAAACACCGGCGCGCTTATCGCCTTCCAGCAGGCTTCGGACCTGAAGTTTTACGCCGAAAGCGGCGACCTGCTCGATGCCGCCGTGAGCAAGCGCTTGCTCCTGAGCATCTTCAACAAAACCTCACCGTTGCACGACGGTGCCGTTATCGTGGCCGACGGCCGCATCAAAGCGGCCCGCTGCATCCTGCCCGTCAGCGAAAACCCCGACGTGCCCGCCTCCATGGGCCTGCGCCACCGCGCCGCCATTGGCCTTTCGGAAGTAACCGACTCGGTGGTGCTGGTAGTGAGCGAAGAAACCGGGCAAATGTCCATTGTGCGCGGCGGCGAGGTGTACCGCAACCTCTCGGGCCAGGATTTACGCGCCAAACTCAACGAATTCTTGTTCGATGCCATGCCTCGCACGGGCGCCGGTACTGCTCCGGCCCGCTCGGCAGCGGAGGTAGCGGCCTAA
- a CDS encoding DUF4386 domain-containing protein — MLATTIGASPNKYARVAGIAYLIIILAGLLGEMFVRNTLVVPGDAAATAQRIAAAPQLWRAGIAGDLLMHVLDVLVMLMLYTLLRPVSKKLALMALLFNVVQTAVLALNKLNLLVPLFLLSKSAYLGPLEPAQREALAYVFIQAHGYGFGIGLIFFGFTCLLEGYLIRRSGYLPRLLGGMMQAAGVCYIANSLLLILAPELANSLFPFIMLPPFLGESAFAAWLVIRGVDVHQWQEAKRARRAKQRAATATYSTV; from the coding sequence ATGCTGGCTACCACAATCGGCGCATCACCTAACAAGTACGCCCGGGTGGCCGGCATTGCTTATCTCATCATTATCCTAGCCGGGCTACTCGGCGAAATGTTCGTGCGAAACACCCTGGTGGTGCCGGGCGACGCTGCCGCCACGGCGCAGCGCATTGCCGCCGCTCCGCAGTTGTGGCGGGCAGGCATTGCCGGCGACTTGCTAATGCACGTGCTCGATGTGTTGGTGATGCTGATGTTGTACACGCTGCTCAGGCCCGTAAGCAAAAAACTGGCCCTGATGGCGCTGTTGTTTAACGTGGTGCAAACGGCAGTGCTGGCGCTCAACAAGCTAAACCTGCTTGTGCCCTTGTTTTTGCTGAGCAAGAGCGCCTACCTAGGGCCCCTGGAGCCGGCGCAACGCGAGGCTCTGGCGTATGTGTTTATTCAGGCCCACGGCTACGGCTTTGGCATCGGGCTGATCTTTTTCGGCTTTACCTGCCTGCTCGAGGGGTACCTGATCAGGCGCTCGGGCTACCTGCCGCGGCTGCTCGGGGGCATGATGCAAGCCGCGGGCGTGTGCTACATCGCCAACAGCTTGCTGCTGATTTTGGCGCCGGAGCTTGCCAACAGCCTTTTTCCGTTTATCATGTTGCCGCCGTTCCTGGGCGAGTCAGCTTTCGCCGCTTGGCTGGTAATCAGAGGAGTTGATGTGCACCAATGGCAGGAAGCCAAACGCGCGCGGCGGGCGAAGCAACGAGCAGCAACCGCCACTTACTCCACCGTTTAG
- the kbl gene encoding glycine C-acetyltransferase — protein sequence MYTTLQPDLQQQLAEIKEAGLYKKERIITSPQGAEIETNEAGEVLNFCANNYLGLSSHPEVIKAAKEAIDTHGYGMSSVRFICGTQDIHKELERKIAEFLGTEDTILYAAAFDANGGVFEPLFNEQDAIISDALNHASIIDGVRLCKAQRYRYNHNDMADLEKQLQDAVAKGTRHRIIVTDGSFSMDGTIARLDEICDLADKYQALVMIDECHSMGFLGKTGRGTHEHRNVMGRVDIITGTLGKALGGAMGGFTSGRKEIIDMLRQRSRPYLFSNTLAPAIVGASIRVLDLLTESTQLRDQLEENTKYFREQMTAAGFDIKPGEHPIVPVMLYDAKLAQEFAAKMLEKGIYVVGFYYPVVPKGQARIRVQLSAAHTRAHLDKAINAFIEVGRELGTLKDRSAAQPEAGQVVQNTP from the coding sequence ATGTACACCACCCTTCAGCCCGACCTCCAGCAGCAGCTGGCCGAGATTAAAGAAGCCGGTCTTTACAAGAAAGAGCGCATCATTACCTCGCCGCAAGGCGCCGAAATCGAGACCAACGAGGCGGGCGAGGTGCTGAACTTTTGCGCCAACAACTACCTAGGGCTGTCGTCGCACCCCGAGGTGATCAAGGCCGCCAAAGAAGCCATCGATACGCACGGCTACGGCATGTCGTCGGTGCGCTTTATTTGCGGCACGCAGGACATTCACAAGGAGCTGGAGCGCAAAATTGCCGAGTTTCTGGGCACCGAAGACACCATCTTGTACGCCGCCGCTTTCGACGCCAACGGCGGGGTGTTCGAGCCGCTCTTCAACGAGCAGGACGCCATCATCAGCGACGCGCTCAACCACGCCTCCATCATCGATGGCGTGCGCCTGTGCAAAGCCCAGCGCTACCGCTACAACCACAACGACATGGCCGACCTGGAGAAGCAACTCCAGGACGCCGTGGCCAAAGGCACCCGCCACCGCATCATCGTTACGGACGGCTCGTTCTCAATGGACGGCACCATTGCCCGCCTCGATGAAATCTGCGACCTGGCCGATAAGTACCAGGCTTTGGTGATGATCGACGAGTGCCACTCGATGGGTTTCCTCGGCAAAACCGGCCGCGGCACCCACGAGCACCGCAACGTCATGGGCCGCGTCGATATCATCACCGGCACGCTGGGCAAAGCCCTAGGTGGCGCCATGGGCGGTTTCACCTCGGGCCGCAAAGAAATCATCGATATGCTGCGCCAGCGCAGCCGCCCGTACCTGTTCTCGAACACGCTGGCGCCGGCCATCGTGGGGGCCAGCATCCGGGTGCTCGATCTGCTGACCGAAAGCACCCAGCTGCGCGACCAACTGGAGGAAAACACCAAGTACTTCCGCGAGCAAATGACCGCCGCCGGCTTCGACATCAAGCCCGGTGAGCACCCCATCGTGCCCGTAATGCTTTACGATGCCAAACTGGCGCAGGAATTCGCTGCCAAAATGCTCGAAAAGGGCATTTACGTAGTGGGTTTCTACTACCCTGTGGTGCCGAAAGGGCAGGCCCGCATTCGGGTGCAGCTCTCCGCCGCCCACACCCGCGCGCATCTCGACAAGGCCATTAACGCCTTTATCGAGGTAGGCCGCGAGCTGGGCACGCTGAAGGACCGCTCGGCCGCGCAACCCGAGGCCGGCCAAGTGGTGCAGAATACGCCGTAA
- a CDS encoding NAD-dependent epimerase/dehydratase family protein, which yields MSTTGTGDTILVIGAGGQLGFELTHELRQLYGASNVVAADVRLPKHPELADAGPFVQLDVLDKAGLGAVMQRYKPKQVYHLAALLSATAEKNPKFGWELNMDGLFNVLDAAVEHGTGRIYWPSSIAVFGPNTPRDNTPQYTVMDPGTIYGISKQAGELWLDWYYRKHGLDVRSLRYPGLIGYKSLPGGGTTDYAVDIYHHAVHGLPYQCFLQEDTYLPMMYMPDALKATLDLMHAPAEQIKIRTSYNLGAMSFSPREITQSIQQHIPDFEVTYQPDSRQQIADSWPKSIDDSRARQDWGWTPQFDLGAMTADMLKHLQEEPQYLAPLTAEAK from the coding sequence ATGAGCACAACCGGCACAGGCGACACAATTCTGGTAATTGGCGCCGGCGGACAACTGGGTTTCGAACTCACCCACGAGCTGCGCCAGCTTTACGGCGCCTCCAACGTAGTAGCCGCCGACGTGCGCCTGCCCAAACACCCCGAGCTGGCCGACGCCGGCCCGTTTGTGCAGCTCGACGTGCTCGATAAGGCGGGCCTGGGCGCGGTAATGCAGCGCTACAAGCCCAAGCAGGTGTACCACTTGGCCGCCCTGCTCTCGGCCACGGCCGAAAAGAACCCCAAATTTGGCTGGGAGCTGAACATGGATGGCCTGTTCAACGTGCTCGACGCCGCCGTGGAGCACGGCACCGGCCGCATCTACTGGCCCTCAAGCATTGCCGTGTTCGGCCCCAACACCCCCCGCGACAACACCCCGCAATACACCGTAATGGACCCCGGCACCATCTACGGCATCAGCAAGCAAGCCGGCGAGCTGTGGCTCGACTGGTACTACCGCAAGCACGGCCTCGATGTGCGCAGCCTGCGCTACCCCGGCCTCATCGGCTACAAGAGCCTGCCCGGTGGCGGCACCACCGACTACGCCGTGGATATTTATCACCACGCCGTGCACGGCCTCCCCTACCAGTGCTTTTTGCAGGAAGACACCTACCTGCCGATGATGTACATGCCCGATGCGCTGAAGGCCACGCTGGATTTGATGCACGCCCCCGCCGAGCAAATCAAAATCCGGACGTCCTACAACCTAGGGGCCATGAGCTTCTCGCCGCGCGAAATCACGCAGAGCATTCAGCAGCACATACCCGACTTCGAGGTAACGTACCAGCCCGACTCGCGCCAGCAAATTGCCGACTCCTGGCCCAAGAGCATCGACGACTCGCGCGCCCGCCAGGATTGGGGCTGGACGCCCCAGTTCGACCTAGGTGCCATGACGGCCGACATGCTCAAGCACCTGCAGGAGGAGCCGCAGTACCTCGCTCCGCTAACTGCCGAAGCTAAGTAA
- a CDS encoding DUF3891 family protein, which produces MIVNYTSEGWQIIYQQAHALLAAQLLHQWPAFLPLEQWVGLLAAVAQHDDGQRRWDGRYAITPAGAPADFTTKEFSLEQATEVMHQARFQGRWRSLLTSLHMSFLYEELRGQNKETDAFLDEQRQCQQRWRRELKVAKADAERAYALLQWCDRFSLILCRHELPEMERALEISRGPDGQRYDVRQLAADEAVTVQPWPFTADAFEVGVEASVLTQLQFKNDQELSQALREAPVQTLRWQLRRHA; this is translated from the coding sequence ATGATCGTAAACTACACCTCCGAGGGCTGGCAAATCATTTACCAACAAGCCCATGCCCTGCTGGCAGCCCAGTTGCTGCACCAATGGCCTGCGTTTTTGCCGCTCGAGCAATGGGTGGGCCTGCTGGCCGCCGTGGCCCAGCACGACGACGGCCAGCGCCGCTGGGACGGGCGCTACGCCATTACGCCCGCCGGCGCCCCCGCCGATTTCACCACCAAGGAGTTTTCGTTGGAGCAGGCCACCGAGGTAATGCACCAGGCGCGGTTTCAGGGGCGGTGGCGCAGCCTGCTCACCAGCCTGCACATGAGCTTTTTGTACGAAGAGCTGCGCGGCCAAAACAAGGAGACGGACGCGTTTCTGGACGAGCAGCGGCAGTGCCAGCAGCGCTGGCGGCGCGAGCTGAAGGTAGCCAAAGCCGACGCCGAACGCGCCTACGCCCTGCTGCAATGGTGCGACCGGTTTTCGCTGATTTTGTGCCGCCACGAACTACCCGAAATGGAGCGCGCCCTCGAAATCAGCCGCGGGCCCGACGGCCAGCGTTACGACGTGCGCCAGCTCGCCGCCGACGAGGCCGTAACCGTGCAGCCCTGGCCCTTTACCGCCGATGCTTTTGAGGTGGGCGTGGAGGCCTCGGTGCTCACCCAGCTGCAGTTCAAAAACGACCAGGAACTTAGCCAGGCGCTGCGCGAAGCGCCCGTGCAAACGCTGCGCTGGCAGCTGCGCCGCCACGCCTGA
- a CDS encoding YihY/virulence factor BrkB family protein encodes MATSSFQLSSLPGLFKATATQFMENNSLRLAGALAYNAIFSIPPLLLIVIASAGYFFGEEAVQGKLMQQLSGFVSPEAAKIIQESISNFHEQQKGGMAAAIGLGTLIFAATTFFVTLQESLNSIWNLKVKPRNGLWEFIHARLLSFGLILSVALLLLISFVVSAVLSFFTDYLQQLLPGVAVFFIRLIDLLLSLGITTALFALIYRFLPDAIIRWRDVWTGAFITALLFIIGKYLITFYIATSDPGSAFGAAGSLIVLLVWIYYSSLIIFFGAEFTQQYADCYGQHVQPKAHAVRIEVREVPPGETKEEQNTGRPHAEGRFRS; translated from the coding sequence ATGGCTACCTCCTCGTTTCAGCTATCCTCGCTGCCCGGCTTGTTCAAAGCCACCGCCACCCAGTTCATGGAGAACAACTCCTTGCGCCTGGCCGGTGCGCTGGCCTACAACGCCATTTTCTCCATTCCGCCGCTGTTGCTCATTGTTATTGCCTCGGCCGGGTACTTTTTTGGCGAAGAAGCCGTGCAGGGCAAGCTCATGCAGCAGCTCAGCGGTTTTGTGAGCCCGGAGGCCGCCAAAATCATTCAGGAGTCGATCAGCAACTTCCACGAGCAGCAAAAGGGCGGCATGGCCGCGGCCATTGGCTTGGGCACGCTCATTTTCGCGGCCACCACGTTTTTCGTAACGCTGCAAGAAAGCCTCAACAGCATCTGGAACCTGAAAGTAAAGCCCCGCAACGGCCTCTGGGAGTTTATCCACGCGCGGTTGCTCTCGTTTGGGCTGATCTTGAGCGTGGCGCTGCTGCTGCTGATTTCGTTTGTGGTTAGCGCCGTGCTGAGCTTTTTCACCGACTACCTGCAGCAACTGCTGCCGGGCGTGGCGGTGTTTTTCATTCGCCTCATCGATCTGCTGCTTTCGCTGGGCATTACCACCGCCCTGTTTGCGCTGATTTACCGCTTTCTGCCCGATGCCATCATCCGGTGGCGCGACGTGTGGACGGGCGCTTTCATCACGGCCTTGCTGTTCATCATTGGCAAGTACCTTATTACGTTCTACATCGCCACCTCCGACCCCGGCTCGGCGTTCGGCGCGGCCGGCTCGCTTATCGTGCTGCTCGTCTGGATTTACTACTCCTCGCTCATCATCTTCTTCGGGGCCGAGTTCACGCAGCAGTACGCCGACTGCTACGGCCAGCACGTGCAGCCCAAGGCCCACGCCGTGCGCATTGAGGTGCGCGAGGTGCCCCCCGGCGAAACCAAGGAAGAGCAAAACACCGGCCGCCCGCACGCCGAAGGGCGTTTCCGGAGCTAG
- the rlmN gene encoding 23S rRNA (adenine(2503)-C(2))-methyltransferase RlmN yields the protein MITLPIVTKRDIRKLTLDELKAFFVEHGEKPFRAKQVMEWLWRNVAHSFSEMNNISLSTRELLDAHFSINSVQIQKQQQSTDGTIKYAFRLHDGHLVEGVLIPKDDRMTACISSQVGCSLTCKFCATGYMERKRNLDTAEIFDQVAIIAQQAEEHFGKPLTNIVYMGMGEPLLNYANVLKSVERITDNKEGLGMAARRLTVSTAGISKMIKKLADDGFKANLALSLHAPTDDKRNEIMPINESNSLPVLKEALQHYHQVTGRMVTYEYIVFDNFNDSIEDAKALLEITKWIPCKVNLIEYNPIAPAAFLNAQEDRLVPFMKYLADRGVQVNVRRSRGKDIDAACGQLATKEGQPA from the coding sequence ATGATCACGCTGCCCATCGTTACCAAACGCGACATCCGCAAACTCACCCTCGACGAGCTCAAGGCCTTTTTTGTTGAGCACGGCGAAAAGCCTTTCCGCGCCAAGCAGGTGATGGAGTGGCTGTGGCGCAACGTGGCGCATTCGTTTTCGGAAATGAACAACATCTCGCTGAGCACCCGCGAGTTGCTTGATGCGCATTTCAGCATCAACTCCGTTCAGATCCAGAAGCAGCAGCAAAGCACCGACGGCACCATCAAGTACGCCTTCCGGCTGCACGATGGGCACTTGGTAGAGGGCGTGCTCATCCCGAAAGACGACCGCATGACGGCCTGTATTTCATCGCAGGTGGGCTGCTCGCTTACGTGTAAGTTCTGCGCCACGGGCTACATGGAGCGCAAGCGCAACCTCGATACGGCTGAGATTTTCGACCAAGTGGCCATTATTGCCCAGCAGGCCGAGGAGCATTTCGGCAAGCCGCTCACCAACATCGTGTACATGGGCATGGGTGAGCCGCTGCTCAACTACGCCAACGTGCTCAAGAGCGTGGAGCGCATCACCGACAACAAGGAGGGGCTAGGTATGGCGGCCCGTCGCCTGACGGTGAGCACCGCCGGCATCTCCAAGATGATTAAAAAGCTGGCCGACGACGGCTTTAAGGCCAACCTGGCCCTAAGCCTGCACGCGCCCACCGACGACAAGCGCAACGAAATCATGCCCATCAACGAGTCGAACTCGTTGCCGGTGCTGAAGGAGGCCTTGCAGCACTACCACCAGGTTACGGGCCGCATGGTAACCTATGAGTACATCGTGTTCGACAACTTCAACGACTCGATTGAAGATGCCAAAGCCCTGCTCGAAATCACGAAATGGATACCGTGCAAGGTCAACCTGATCGAATATAACCCCATTGCCCCGGCCGCTTTCCTCAATGCCCAGGAAGACCGCTTGGTCCCCTTCATGAAGTACCTCGCCGACCGCGGTGTGCAGGTAAACGTGCGCCGCTCGCGCGGCAAGGACATCGATGCGGCCTGCGGCCAGTTGGCAACCAAAGAGGGGCAGCCCGCCTAG